GGATGGGCGAGGCCTTCTTCTCTTTGGAGGAAGTGATTGGCTTTTCCGTCTCTATCGTTTTCCTCCCGCTTCCTCAGCCTCTTCATCCTCCGAAGCTCCACGACAAGGCTCCGAGGACGAGAGAAAACCGAAATCTCTTTTTTCGATAACCGAGCCTCCCTTTGACTTTCATTATCTTCAATCCATTGCAAGCTCTGCAGATCGTAATGGCCAGGTTGCCGCTTTGGCGGAAATACAAAATAGGCTTGAATCCGGAAAACCCGATCGCGGCAGCTCCTATCTTCCTGTACTGCTTCACTATTTCGCAAGCGCCGCCATTGATTCCCCGATCAGGGAGGGGGGAGCCCTTCGAAATGATTTTCCTACTCTCCGCATTACCGCCGTCAGAATGCTTGCTCGATACGGGCATCCCTCTGCTTCTCGAATCCTGTCACGTTTGATCCGGTATGAGTGGGATCCCTCGGTCCGCATTGCCGCCTATCACGCATTATGTACCCTGTTGGACAACCCGGAAGGCGATGCAAGGGCCGCGGTTCGGGATCGCTTGTCTTCGATGGTCAATAGTAGAAAGGATGAGCAGGAAGTCTCTGCCGCCAGTGATGCGCTTTTTTACCTCGCCGCCTACCATGGGGGGCTGGAAGAGAAGGATCTTGAGCTGCTGCTTGCCGTTGCCTACGGCCCCTTTGGGAGGGAAACACGTTCATCGGTGCTGGATACCCTTCGACAGGGCGGAAAAAGACGATTATACTAAGAGAAACCATGGGGAAGAAGAAAAAGGAGTGTATGATGAAAGGATTTCCGCATCTGACGATGCGTTTTGTCGGTCTGGTAGTGGCCCTCTCGGCCGCACTCCTCCTACCGCTTTCGGCGCAGGAAGTGGCGACCGGTGAGCTTTTCACCGTTCAAGCCGGAAGTGTTGAGTTCCTGAACTACGAGGGGCCTCATCAGAAGATTGAGAGTGACGGTCAGATTCGGGGAATAGGTGCGGCTATGGCCGACGGGAGAAGTTTATCCTATCTCGGAAAATATCGCATCATCTCGATAGTTCCGAACTCTCCCGATCTGCTGGGTGCAGATATTGTTGAAATACTTGATGGGGCGCTTGTCGATCACATTGATAATGTGAGGCGCATTCTTTCCGGTTTTGTGGCAGCAAAGTACGGCTATGACCAGGAGAAGGCCGATACGATTGCGCTTTTTACCACCTACTATAATGCGGTCCACCGTGGTGATCTTGAATATGTCCGTTCCCACTACACCGAGGCGGTCCTCTCCCATTTGGATGAGAAGAAGATGGGAATCTCCACGAGCTACAAAGAGTGGCCGGGAAATACCCAAATGCTTATCCCTCTATCGCTGGATGGAACGGGGAGTGCCCGGATTTCCGCCGATACCGTAGGTGGAGATGAGGTTGTCCAGGAACTTCGAAGCGATGAATCGAAACAAGGGCTCGATGATCGAAAATCAATGGTGGAGTTGCGGGAAGATCAGCTTGAAGAAGATAAGGCAGCCACCGCTGAGGAGCGAAAGCAGCTTGAAGGGGATACTGCTGATTTGCAGCAGAAACAAGAGGCTGCACATGCTCAGCAGGAGGAGATTGACCGTCGTCAGGAAGAGGTTGCTTCGGCCCTTGAGGGGGCGGAACCTGGCAGCGCAAAGGAGTCTGAGCTGAAAGGGCAGCAGCAGGAGCTGGCGAAGCAGGAAGAGCAGGTTCAGGCGGCCAAACAGGAGCTCGAAGAGCAGCAGCAGGAGCTGGATAAACAGGAAGAGCAGGTCGCCGCCAAGGAGAAAGAGCAGGCCAATCGGGAAGAGTCAATCGGGCAGGAGCGCGACCGGATTGCAGGGGATGAGCAAAAGACGATTACAGAAGAAGAGGCTGCCGCCCGCCAAAAGGCCGCCGGTGCAACAGCTCCGGGGTTTACCTTTATGCATGTCCGGGAGGAAAACGGGATGATCCTTTCCTCAATGGTTATCTACGACTCTGAAAGCGGAAAAGAGCGGGGTAGGTCCGCCGTCAATGCCATCCGCGGTAGAAACGTCTATCCTGTCTCGGGTGGTTATCTTGCAGTTGTCGGCATAGATGCCCCTCCCAAGGCTGTGAAGCTGATGCTCTTGAATAGTGATGATCTTTCCGTGTCTTCGGAGAGTGAACAGCATCTCTACGGAGAAAGCTGGGTGCTGTTAGACAATCAGCGTGCGTATGTGGTGGCATCCTTCGGCGGAATATGGAAGATTGCTGCCTTCGACAGTGGCGATCTGAGCCTGTTGGCACAGTCCGATGTTGAGGTTGACCCGAATACGGTCATTCAGAAAACAGGAAAAAATATCATTGTAGAAGGCCGGGATGGATCACTCCTGAAGCTCGATCCAGAGGGCCTTTCCGTGATTCAATAATAAAAAAGGAAAATAGAGGAACACTTACAGGAAACGGTCCTGCTCTCTGTCAGGCCGTTTCCCTTTCTTCTTTTGTCCATCTCTACCGAAAAGCATGGAGAAGAATCTCTTAATTGCATTCCATATTCTACGAAACACGGAGGGATGCTTCAGTTTGTCGAGACGATTATAGCCGTCGGCAAGTTCATCGGCCGCAAGACTTCGTCGGTGGAGATTTTCCTCGATTTCAAGCTCCAGCATCTGTATTTCCGTTTCGACATTGACAACCCTTACCTCGATACTTCTCCAGCCCAGGGCCTTTGCCGCCTCCAGGCGGCGGTGGCCGGCGATGAGCTCGCCGTCTTGATTGACGACGATCGGATTCATAAGGCCGAAGGTTCTCAGGCTTTCCATAAGCGGTTTTAGATCTCCGAGTTCCTTTCTGATCCGCTTTCCAATATAGATCTCTTCGATTCGCTTATTCATATTTCCCATCCACTCAAGCTTATTCAAGCAACGGATTGTAATCGGGGGTGTCGTTTCCTCCGCTTCCGCTGGTTCCATCGTCGGAGAAATTGATATCGGGAAGCGTTGAGCTGTCAAACAACGAGTTGCTTGTATCTACATTAAAATCCTCGATAGTGAGAATATCTTGTAGATTACCGACCAATTCCTTATCCCGTTCCTGTTCAAAACTATGTATGGGGCAAAGCTGTTTTGGTTCCGTACCCGCAATAAAAACCTCTTCGATGGTATGGTCGCATAGTTTTGTGGGCAGCATTCCCGATTCGGCACAAACCCTGACGGTTACGATGCCAGAAGGCCTTTCGAACTCCTTTGGTTCGAGCCCCGCATGAATCTTTTTCATATATTCAGCCCAGATTGGTCCTGCGGCAGTTGCACCGGTAATCTCACGACCAAGAGAGTTTCCGGGAGTATCGAATCCAAGCCAGACTGCGGTGGTCATGTAGGGACTGAATCCCACGGTCCAGGCATCACCCCAGTTCTGCGTGGTCCCTGTTTTTCCCGCCATCGGCATGCCGTCGAATCCTCCCACGTTGATGCGCCTCCAACGCAGCGTTCCGAATTCAACGGTACTTTGGAGCAGGCTGACCATGATATAAGCGGCCTGAGGGGACATGATCTGGAGGTCCCTTCCTCTGTTTTTCTGCATTTCTCGCAGCCGTTCTTTTTCCGGTTCAAGAATGGTATTACCGTTTCGGTCGAGAACCTGGGTAATGGCGATCGGCTCAATTCGTTTTCCATGATTGGGAAAGGTCGAAAAGGCCTGCACCATATTGATAGGAGCTACACTGGTGACACCAAGGCCCAGTGGGTAGGAGCGGGGAAAGAGGACACGATCCTCTTTCCTATCTTCCATGCCGAGTAGTTTACTTATTCGGTCGATGGCAGTTTCGAAGCCGACTCCCTCAAGAACCTGCAGACTGGGTACATTCATTGAGGTCGCAAGAGCATACCGCAAGAGAACCGATCCGTCCCAGGTCCCAAGATAATTAAGGGGTTGATAGGAATTCCCCATATCGTCGTAGAAAACGATGGGGCCGTCATAAAGCCGTGTTGCGGGGGTAAACTTGCCCGAAGAGATCGCCGCAGAGTAGTAGAGCGGCTTGATACTGGAGCCCGGTTGGACCTTTGCATCGACAGCCCGATTGTATTGCTTTGTTTCAAAATCACTTCCGCCTACCATAGCGAGGATATGTCCGTTTCGGTGGTCCATGGTGATCAAGGCGCCTTCAATGAAATTTTTCTTGATCCTCGATGACTCTTTTGTCCCGGCAAATCGTGCAACACGCATGATGTCGTTGGAGCCGAACAATAGCGAAAGGGCCTCAAGGGGGGGCTGAAAGTTGCTGTAGAATGAATCTACAGCGGCTTTTTTCTGCTTTGCCCCGGCCACCTTCATATCTTCGAGGTTAAAGGTGAGGGCCAGAAGATCCGCTATGGGAACATAAACATCGTCGGCGATCGAAAGCCTTCTCCCTTTCAGCGTACGATATTTTTCATTGACGTCCACGAAGGCCTTATTCATGATCTCATCGGCGATGCGCTGATAGCCAAGATCAAGGGTGGTATGCACGATATAGCCGTCTTTGTTGATGTCGACAGCACCGTAGAGCATATCGTTGAGTTTTATCCGTACGTATTCCGAAAAATAGGGTGCCTTGCTTTCATTGTCGAAGTAGGCGCTTGCGATATTCGAGCGGGAGAAATCGTAATTGTTCCAGTAATTCTGGAAAGAGACATCGGCTTCCTCCCTCGTCGTAAAGCCGTTGGCAACCATCTGGTCCAGAACATCTTTTTGTCTACTTCTGGCCCGTTCGGGGTGATTAATAGGGCTGTACAGGGCTGGACTTGCAAGCTGTATGACGAGAATCGCCGATTCGGCGACGGTAAGCTCTTCAGCGCTGTGGCCAAAGTAGAACCGGCTGGCCGCTTCCACCCCATAGGCGTTGTGTCCGAAATACATATCGTTGGCATACAGCTCGAGTATTTCATATTTTGTCAGATCCCGTTCAAGTTGGAAGGCATACCAAAGCTCTTTAAGTTTTCGAAAAATCGATATATCGGTCCTGTCAGCATAGTAGCGTCCGGCAACCTGCTGGGTAAGGGTACTGCCTCCCGAAAAGTAGCTGCCGGTAAGAACATTCCATGCAGCCCTGGCTGTTCCCCGAAAACTGAAGCCATGATGTTGGAAGAATGTAAGATCTTCCCGGCTGATCAGGGCAAGGATCAGTGTCTTCGGCAGTTTCGTGATGGGAACGATATCCCGTTTCTCATCGGAAAATATCTCCGTAATGAGCTCCCCGTTGCAATCCAGAATCTGAGTTGGAAGGGCAGGTTCAAAGTTTGTGAGGTCCCCTTTTATATCGGTATTGAAGGTCTGAGACAGGACAAACCCCGTGGAAAAACCGACCACAAGTGAACACAATATTGTCAGCACCATGATAATCTGGGCCTGAATTCGGCGTTTTCTGGAACGAATCATAGCTGCTACAGTAGGGAGGAACGGCGGAGTTGTCAAGGGAACGCTAAGGGGGGATCGCCCAATACAATCCGACAAAAAAAGGCCGATTCGGGGAGAATCGGCCAGGTGGTGTGCCGTCCGCAATGCATAGTAAACTGGGAGGGGAACTATAACATTGCTTCCGACATTTTTATTATCGACTATGAAAGAGAAAACTTAATGGTCTTCTATAAGAATATCAAAAAAGAGCTCAATATTGTAGTTTTTTCCGCCGTTTACGGTGAATTTTCTGCTTAGCTGATAGTCTCCGAACCTGAAAAGCACCACATGTTCTCCAGGAGAAATGGCAGCCTCTTCCCCAATCGGCTGATTAAGCTGTTTTCCGTCGATGAATACCACGGTACCGGTCGGTGCACTGATGGTGTAATGGCTTTCAAGAAGTTCGGGTGCTATTGCCAATACCGTCGTTTCTCCCTTTGTGATGTTGAAGGTACGATTTTCCTCTGCAAAACCGTGAATGTTCAAGCGGAGAGTATGCAGGCCACTGCTGAGCTTGAGCTTTTCGGTCAATTCTTTCTCTGCATAGCGCTTATTATCGATCAAAAACTGTGTATCTTCTTCAAGCGGTTTTTCGACGCCTTCGGGAAGCTCTAGAGAGAGGGTGAGAAATCCAACATCCTCCAACAGAAGATCAACCGAAATACCGATATCGGCACTGAGTAATTCCGAGGGAAGCCCTTTCATGATGGGAACAATCTGAAGAATCAGGGGAAAAGACTCCATTGCTATCTTGTGGTCGGGAAGAATAATCCCCGGCCCTCCTTGCCCTAGTTCATCACTAAGCGGCAAGCGTAAAAGGAGCTTACCTGAGGGAGGGATAAGACCTTGATAGAGTAATCTACCTTGGAGTTGCTGCATCCCTTCGGTCGGAGCGGTGGAAAGTCCTCCATAGAGGGAAAGTGCAAAACTGTCCCTATAACGGAGAAACGGTCTGGGAATCGTCAGCAATACTTCCACGGACTTTGCAATGGGGTTTTTCACCGAAGGAATGGCAACCAGTTCAAAAAGCCTGAAGTGGCCTTCATCGCCCGGTGCAAGGGAGCTAGTCAGCTCACCCCTTACCGTTTCCGCATGTGCGTCAAAGGAAATCAGCAAGAGTGAGAGCGCCAGCATGACGGCAATGGGTGCTGTTCTGCTTGTCATCGTATTCATTTAGAAATCTCCGGTAAGAGATTTTGGGGATCCCTGGCCATTCCTCCAAAGCGGATTTCAAAATGAAGGTGAGGACCTGTCGACCTCCCGGTATTCCCTACGCTACCGACAATCATATCTAATCTCACGGGGCTTTTCAATTGTACATTAATGCTTTTCAGGTGACCATACACCGTTTCATACCCACCTTCATGAGAGAGTATCACATAGTTTCCCAGAACACTATCGTAACCGATCTGCTCAACAATACCGGAGCGTGCAGGCATAACAGGGGTTCCTTCGGGAACCGCAAGGTCTATTCCGTGATGGAAGCTTTGGTCCCCGGTAAAGGGGTCGCGTCTCATACCGAAACTGCTTGTGAGAATCGATCGCTTTACCGGGAGCCTGAAGAGGATCCCGAGGAAATAGGCCCGTTGAAGAGCATTAAATCGCTTTTCCGGGAAAAAAAGGAAGGGGCAGGAGCTCCCGTCTTCGTTTCTGATGAAAATATGCATCCCTTCGGAGGCTTTCGCAAGCATTGCAACGGAGAGAATCTCAAGATCACTTTCGGCTTCCGTCGCAAGAAACAGCCCGGGCTGATTCGGTATCAGCAGTGGCTCATCCGGCAGGAGGGAGGGGCCATCGAGACGATTAAGCGAGGCAAGGGTATCATAGGGGAGCGAGCATCGGGCGCTGAGCGAAAAAACATCTTCATCCTCTTGCGGGGTATAGCTGAAAAAGGCGAGTGGAGGGCGCGCATCCCCTGTCGCATCGGCCCGGTAGGATGCCTCGATATCATCCATCAATTGGGTAAATAGAGGATCTCCCCTTTGAAGCATTGCAATTTGTGGATAAGGTAAGGCGACAAGGGGAAACGAGGAGAGAACCATCAGCGCAAAAAAGGGCGATATGCCTTTTCTAATCATCAACTCCGTCCGGTTTTTACCCTTGTATCACTGAATAAAAGTCCTGCCACGCCAAGGGTGGGGAGAGCCGCAATGATTGCGGGAATGACCCTCGCTGAAGCAAT
This genomic stretch from Sediminispirochaeta bajacaliforniensis DSM 16054 harbors:
- a CDS encoding ParB N-terminal domain-containing protein; translated protein: MNKRIEEIYIGKRIRKELGDLKPLMESLRTFGLMNPIVVNQDGELIAGHRRLEAAKALGWRSIEVRVVNVETEIQMLELEIEENLHRRSLAADELADGYNRLDKLKHPSVFRRIWNAIKRFFSMLFGRDGQKKKGKRPDREQDRFL
- a CDS encoding LysM peptidoglycan-binding domain-containing M23 family metallopeptidase translates to MIRKGISPFFALMVLSSFPLVALPYPQIAMLQRGDPLFTQLMDDIEASYRADATGDARPPLAFFSYTPQEDEDVFSLSARCSLPYDTLASLNRLDGPSLLPDEPLLIPNQPGLFLATEAESDLEILSVAMLAKASEGMHIFIRNEDGSSCPFLFFPEKRFNALQRAYFLGILFRLPVKRSILTSSFGMRRDPFTGDQSFHHGIDLAVPEGTPVMPARSGIVEQIGYDSVLGNYVILSHEGGYETVYGHLKSINVQLKSPVRLDMIVGSVGNTGRSTGPHLHFEIRFGGMARDPQNLLPEISK
- a CDS encoding P83/100 family protein produces the protein MKGFPHLTMRFVGLVVALSAALLLPLSAQEVATGELFTVQAGSVEFLNYEGPHQKIESDGQIRGIGAAMADGRSLSYLGKYRIISIVPNSPDLLGADIVEILDGALVDHIDNVRRILSGFVAAKYGYDQEKADTIALFTTYYNAVHRGDLEYVRSHYTEAVLSHLDEKKMGISTSYKEWPGNTQMLIPLSLDGTGSARISADTVGGDEVVQELRSDESKQGLDDRKSMVELREDQLEEDKAATAEERKQLEGDTADLQQKQEAAHAQQEEIDRRQEEVASALEGAEPGSAKESELKGQQQELAKQEEQVQAAKQELEEQQQELDKQEEQVAAKEKEQANREESIGQERDRIAGDEQKTITEEEAAARQKAAGATAPGFTFMHVREENGMILSSMVIYDSESGKERGRSAVNAIRGRNVYPVSGGYLAVVGIDAPPKAVKLMLLNSDDLSVSSESEQHLYGESWVLLDNQRAYVVASFGGIWKIAAFDSGDLSLLAQSDVEVDPNTVIQKTGKNIIVEGRDGSLLKLDPEGLSVIQ
- a CDS encoding penicillin-binding protein 1A; the protein is MIRSRKRRIQAQIIMVLTILCSLVVGFSTGFVLSQTFNTDIKGDLTNFEPALPTQILDCNGELITEIFSDEKRDIVPITKLPKTLILALISREDLTFFQHHGFSFRGTARAAWNVLTGSYFSGGSTLTQQVAGRYYADRTDISIFRKLKELWYAFQLERDLTKYEILELYANDMYFGHNAYGVEAASRFYFGHSAEELTVAESAILVIQLASPALYSPINHPERARSRQKDVLDQMVANGFTTREEADVSFQNYWNNYDFSRSNIASAYFDNESKAPYFSEYVRIKLNDMLYGAVDINKDGYIVHTTLDLGYQRIADEIMNKAFVDVNEKYRTLKGRRLSIADDVYVPIADLLALTFNLEDMKVAGAKQKKAAVDSFYSNFQPPLEALSLLFGSNDIMRVARFAGTKESSRIKKNFIEGALITMDHRNGHILAMVGGSDFETKQYNRAVDAKVQPGSSIKPLYYSAAISSGKFTPATRLYDGPIVFYDDMGNSYQPLNYLGTWDGSVLLRYALATSMNVPSLQVLEGVGFETAIDRISKLLGMEDRKEDRVLFPRSYPLGLGVTSVAPINMVQAFSTFPNHGKRIEPIAITQVLDRNGNTILEPEKERLREMQKNRGRDLQIMSPQAAYIMVSLLQSTVEFGTLRWRRINVGGFDGMPMAGKTGTTQNWGDAWTVGFSPYMTTAVWLGFDTPGNSLGREITGATAAGPIWAEYMKKIHAGLEPKEFERPSGIVTVRVCAESGMLPTKLCDHTIEEVFIAGTEPKQLCPIHSFEQERDKELVGNLQDILTIEDFNVDTSNSLFDSSTLPDINFSDDGTSGSGGNDTPDYNPLLE